CGGACACCATACTTCTGACCAATCAGACGCAGCTTTGGGACGCAGTACAGCAGCCTATCATtaaactgcagagagagacacatgtcacatgatactgtctccatggtaacatCCTGTAAAACagtgaaggagacagaggacagaaCAGAACCAGTATGAGGTATCGGTCCTGCGTAGTCCCGTTCTTGTTGGACAGTTTGAGGATGTATCCTTCTTTGATCAGCTCATTAGTCGGGTTAACgatgtcttcttctcctcccagTAACTCGTACACCTTCAACAGCTTCCTCATTCGCTCCTGGCGAGACAGACGAGGGGAGTCAGAAGcatgaagcagcagctgtttgtgacGAGCTTCAGAAGGTTAATGAGTGAAGGGTCACGACCTCTGGAGTCACAACTGTATAAAACTCTCACCATCTTACTAATGGCAGCGTTCGAGTGTTCGGCTGCTGTGGCGATCAGCTCCAGAGActctgtggagagaaacaaggTCTGGTGACTGTGAGCTCCACTGATCATCAGCTGAtgttagctaatgttagctaatGCTAGCACAGTATTAGCATCACTGTCGCCACATTGATGTTGGGGTGCGTTTGTTTCTCGTACTCTGGGCGTCCCTGTGGTCCGGGGCATCCTCTGGCAGTCGGTGTAGATAATCTTTGAGCAGCAGCTCGTAGCGAGGAATCCTCTGAACCGGCTCCAGCATGTGATGTTGCAGCGTCAAGTTCCCACAGCGATCCTccctctgcacaaacacaacaaacacacacagtttcacacaacaacacacgcAACGACAACAAGACCAGTGCAGCACAGCGGCAGATCTGCACCTGGATTTCCTGGATGATGGTCTTAAACTGAGCCGATCTTTCCATCCAGGTGTTCACAAGCTCCATGGCCCGGTCAAAGTTCTTCACATACTCTCCGTACATCTTCATGAAGGGAGCCAGCTTCTGCAGGATGTCCCCGATCCGTGGGTTTGAGTCCCTGAGCACAAAGGAGGAACAAAGTCAGAATCAGTCCTGAGGAGCAGAGCCAGGAGAAGACaatgaagatgaggagagagTCTTCCTCACCACTCCTCCATCCGCTTCTGTAGCGCTGGCAGCAGGAACTGTTGATGGAAGCAGTAGATGGAGCAGATGTTGGAGAAGATTCCCTGAATAACGTCACAGGGGAAGGAGGAGCGAGACCGAGCCTCCTCCAGGAGTCTGGCACAGAAGACCTGCAGGGGGAGCCCGAGGGGAGTGAACATGATGAGCAATTTCGCAAATGAATCCAAATAACTTCCCCAGGGGGCGCTGTGCCACTCCTTTCAAGGGTTGTAATATCAAACTGCGTTTCTACGGCAACAGAAACCGAACCAATGATGTGACACAATAACAAAGACTACGAGAGGTGGTTTAGGTTCAGCTGACTAACCTGGTCCAGGAGGTGGAGCTTAGAGACGTAGGCGATCTCAGTGTGCAGCAGCTCGTTGGCGATGTTGAAGACCCTCTGCTGGACGGACATctggacagacacagacagacactttaTCAGATTTATCAAAACCAAGAAGTTTGATGTTAGCAGTTGGCTCGTTAACCAACCAATCACGTGAGTCGACATCAAGTCAGAAAACTTCTCCTTAAAATAATACTAAAAACTTTATACTAATAATAAGTATTTTCCTGTGGTTGTCGGGGTCAGTGAAGGCGTCTCACCTCAGCAGAGTCCTGCCTGTCGGTTTTGGGAGGGGCCAGCACCAGCGTtagctccgcctcctcctcctcctccaggtcactgtctccctcctcagagaagtccctcctcctcctcgccaccCCCCTCGCCCCCAGCTCctccccctcaccctccccaGCATATGAGGACGAGCTGGAGAGGCGAGGGAGGAGGGCGGGGCTGCAGGGAAAAACCACTCCCCCTTCCTCCACGCTGGCGAAGCACAGCTCCTCGCTATGCGATGGCGAGCTGATGCTGTCGATCCCACTGTCCCGATTGGCCAGCTTCCCGTCTGTCTGTGAGGAGGGCAGCGACAGACGCTCTGACGGAagctctgattggtcaagaAGCGgcggctgctgttgctgctccCTCATCTCCACAGCAACCACATCGTCCTCCAGGTGTTTCTCTGAGGCGCTGTAACCTGACTCCATAGACAGACGTTTCTGATGGATGTCATTACCACACGCCGCCGCcagctcttcatcatcttcGTCATCATCGTCTTCATTACGTAGTTCAcccacctcaccctccactcTCACATCATCGTGACCTTCAACCTCAGAGGGCGGCTCCTCACCTGGTGGGGGAGGGGCGGGggctgatgatgatggtggtgaagaaggtcgagaggaggaggagtcagttATTCTGGGACACAGAGCCCCCCCGGTGATGTCAGGGACAACGATGATCTGCTCgctgtgaacaaacaaacaaaaaataataataataaacaattaCCCCATATCAATAAACAACAGTAGACAattaatatacaataataaacataataataaaacaataaaatctaaaacGCCAAAATCACACCTCCTCTGGACCAATCAGAACTCACCGTTCAAACTTCTCGATAAGTGACAGGACACAGGTGGGTGAGGCGGTGCCCTCGACACGGGTAGGTGGAGTCCGTCCCCCCCTGGGGTCGACTGGGAGGGGTCTAtatggtggaggaggtgggaggggctTCTCCGGAGCCTTAAGGCGTGGCCTTGACAAAGCTGTCTGCTGCAGGTGGGGGGGCTTTGGGGGGACTGTTGAGggcagggtcagaggtcagttagtgatgtcattaatgtgttttctattaaaatacaaatgaaagtaAAGCTTGTCACCCTGAGGTTTGGGCCCCGGCAGCGGGGGCCGGTTCTTGCTTGGTGGTGTTAGCGTTGTAGCCGGCAGCTCTGGTGGCCCCGTGTCGTTGACCAGCAGGAGCCCCTCAGCTGAGCTGCAGCGCTCGGTCAGCGGTGCCCCTCCATCCAGGGAGGCGGGGCCTAAGGAGTCTGAGCTCAGCTGCTCAGGAACGTCAGCAtccagcgccccctggtggccgcaCGGTGAGCAAGACGGCTCCAGAGAGAGACCCTTTGTCAACAAGCTGGgactggaagaggaggagggaccTGGGAAGGGAAGGATGGGGCAAATGATATTAGGTGCGTTACATCACATGTCATTTAGCGGACGCTTTCATCCAAAGCcacttacaattagtgcattcatcATATATGgggggccatttaggggttcagtatcttgcccaaggacacttcggcattcaCAGGGGAAGACTgagggattgaaccaccaaccttctggctggaggacaaccactctacccctcagccacagccgcgTTCAACTTGATCAAttaacacaatgcatgctggttagaattTTTGTCGGACTTCATCCAGTGCTGCAAAACGTCACAcggtcacatgaccttaaaacATGGGGGGTGTTCAGTCAGatgttctcctccagctgcaggacacaactctgctctgattggctgaaggcttcactgacttttgtattttttccagGAATGCTGCAAATCGGCCGTCGTGCTCGTCTCACTGAAGCTACCAGAAGTAGACACAAGACCA
The sequence above is drawn from the Hippoglossus hippoglossus isolate fHipHip1 chromosome 7, fHipHip1.pri, whole genome shotgun sequence genome and encodes:
- the fgd1 gene encoding FYVE, RhoGEF and PH domain-containing protein 1 isoform X2 translates to MTGFVLCCAMYMDRSSLSRGPSSSSSPSLLTKGLSLEPSCSPCGHQGALDADVPEQLSSDSLGPASLDGGAPLTERCSSAEGLLLVNDTGPPELPATTLTPPSKNRPPLPGPKPQVPPKPPHLQQTALSRPRLKAPEKPLPPPPPYRPLPVDPRGGRTPPTRVEGTASPTCVLSLIEKFEREQIIVVPDITGGALCPRITDSSSSRPSSPPSSSAPAPPPPGEEPPSEVEGHDDVRVEGEVGELRNEDDDDEDDEELAAACGNDIHQKRLSMESGYSASEKHLEDDVVAVEMREQQQQPPLLDQSELPSERLSLPSSQTDGKLANRDSGIDSISSPSHSEELCFASVEEGGVVFPCSPALLPRLSSSSSYAGEGEGEELGARGVARRRRDFSEEGDSDLEEEEEAELTLVLAPPKTDRQDSAEMSVQQRVFNIANELLHTEIAYVSKLHLLDQVFCARLLEEARSRSSFPCDVIQGIFSNICSIYCFHQQFLLPALQKRMEEWDSNPRIGDILQKLAPFMKMYGEYVKNFDRAMELVNTWMERSAQFKTIIQEIQREDRCGNLTLQHHMLEPVQRIPRYELLLKDYLHRLPEDAPDHRDAQKSLELIATAAEHSNAAISKMERMRKLLKVYELLGGEEDIVNPTNELIKEGYILKLSNKNGTTQDRYLILFNDRLLYCVPKLRLIGQKYGVRARIDVDGMELKEPSGAAVPRTFLVCGKQRSLELQARTEEDKKDWIQAIQATIQRHEQTMESFRHLNCSLREDESTPPHSPSCVELGKRAPTPIREKEVTLCMKCQEPFNSITKRRHHCKACGHVVCGKCSEFRARLSYDNNRTNRVCVDCYAALVGVLPSPATLTSSIQRRRSILEKQASLAAENSVICSFLHHMEKGGGRGWQKAWFVIPENEPLVLYIYGAPQDVKAQRSVPLIGFEVSLPESCDRLERRHAFKISQSHLTLYFYAEGEELQRRWMDVLSRAGRGEEPQVHHPIVESLEEEGEELVAAAEGENT
- the fgd1 gene encoding FYVE, RhoGEF and PH domain-containing protein 1 isoform X1; its protein translation is MQLNEPRCSPLPPPPPTSFSSHFSTKRFSYHLSSTQPLSDSTCRTGPSSSSSPSLLTKGLSLEPSCSPCGHQGALDADVPEQLSSDSLGPASLDGGAPLTERCSSAEGLLLVNDTGPPELPATTLTPPSKNRPPLPGPKPQVPPKPPHLQQTALSRPRLKAPEKPLPPPPPYRPLPVDPRGGRTPPTRVEGTASPTCVLSLIEKFEREQIIVVPDITGGALCPRITDSSSSRPSSPPSSSAPAPPPPGEEPPSEVEGHDDVRVEGEVGELRNEDDDDEDDEELAAACGNDIHQKRLSMESGYSASEKHLEDDVVAVEMREQQQQPPLLDQSELPSERLSLPSSQTDGKLANRDSGIDSISSPSHSEELCFASVEEGGVVFPCSPALLPRLSSSSSYAGEGEGEELGARGVARRRRDFSEEGDSDLEEEEEAELTLVLAPPKTDRQDSAEMSVQQRVFNIANELLHTEIAYVSKLHLLDQVFCARLLEEARSRSSFPCDVIQGIFSNICSIYCFHQQFLLPALQKRMEEWDSNPRIGDILQKLAPFMKMYGEYVKNFDRAMELVNTWMERSAQFKTIIQEIQREDRCGNLTLQHHMLEPVQRIPRYELLLKDYLHRLPEDAPDHRDAQKSLELIATAAEHSNAAISKMERMRKLLKVYELLGGEEDIVNPTNELIKEGYILKLSNKNGTTQDRYLILFNDRLLYCVPKLRLIGQKYGVRARIDVDGMELKEPSGAAVPRTFLVCGKQRSLELQARTEEDKKDWIQAIQATIQRHEQTMESFRHLNCSLREDESTPPHSPSCVELGKRAPTPIREKEVTLCMKCQEPFNSITKRRHHCKACGHVVCGKCSEFRARLSYDNNRTNRVCVDCYAALVGVLPSPATLTSSIQRRRSILEKQASLAAENSVICSFLHHMEKGGGRGWQKAWFVIPENEPLVLYIYGAPQDVKAQRSVPLIGFEVSLPESCDRLERRHAFKISQSHLTLYFYAEGEELQRRWMDVLSRAGRGEEPQVHHPIVESLEEEGEELVAAAEGENT